The genome window TGCCACCTTCAACATGACCATGCCATTCTTCACCTTTACCTTCACGCGTCTCTTTTGACCTCGACCAATCTTCAAGCTACTCTCAACAAGGAAATCAATCACTTGGGAATAATCAATAAGAGACTTGCTTCGTTCTTAGCGCTCTCAATTCTCAATAATCGCATCCTTCCAACGCCATTCCCGCTGTGATCGCATTCCCCCAACGCTCAGGCGTCAACGTTTCAATCGTCACGCAGGGAAAACCAGGAAATAAGAGGCAAACCCCCTTTCCGATGGAATGGTACTGTAGCTCGGTCGCTTGAGCAGCTGGTGCACGGTCATCCTGTCCCTCGGTCCCTTTTAGCATACACACTATCCATTGTTTGTCTCGTCCCAGTTCAGAGGATGGGGATCAGCCAAGTCGAGCTGGTGCAATTAGTCTGGCAGCCATGGGAGTAGATTACCTATTGACACCCATCCAACTCAATGTGCAGCTTCAGCCTTACTTTGTGTGTTCTATTGTTGGTTCCCCGACGGAATTGTTCATCGGCCAAGTCGGAACGCCAACACTGAACCGTTTTGCGTTGGGACTTTTACAGTTCTGCCCTTTGCTTGAGAAGGGCTTCGAAGGCTTATATGCCAGCCAGTCTGTTAGCTGTAGTAAGCTCACTTTCAAACCATCCAAGAAGGTGTGTTGGCGCCAGATGAAACACCCAAGATGAAAAGTCTGACTTGGTGCAGGGAGTCTCCCTCACTTGGCACCCTTGGCAATGATGACGACGGACGACGCAAGCCGAGATGACTTCAGCTCCCATGGTACAGTCAGTAGCTTACAACTTATCTACAACAACCATTCTCTCAGCTCCCCTGCTCTCTTAGGCTTTTACCGTCTTTTGGGTGCTTCCATGTCCCCGCTACTTTATTCGAGGGGGTCCAATTGACATGAAAACTGGCCCCGCGCATGCCGAACTAGGCCTGCTTCAATTAGCCCGGATAGCTCCATAAGGTGAGCTTCAGAAGCTCCCAGCTTCCTAACCTCCCCCACCACAttcagattcagattcagattcagattcagattcaGATCTTGGCTTCGATTCTCTTGGTTTATGTACGCGTAAGGAGCTTCCCTCCGGCCTTTCCTGCTTGGCTTTAAGCTTAGCTGTCTTTTTTATTCCACCTCCAACAAACCTCTTCCTGGATAGCTTCATCCACTTTCCACGAGGTCTTGCAATAAGCGGCGCCATCATTCCATTCAATTAGTGACCACTCTATTTGCGACAACCACAGCCATGGCTCACCTCACCATTCGCAATCTTACTATCAACCCAATCGAGCTCATTGAAATCGAGAGGTTCGAGGGCCAAACTGTGAGAACTGGCAATGTTCTCTCAAATATGACAAGCCATATCAGtggcttcatcaaggctACTGACTTCAGCTCTCGTCAAACCCAGGCCAAGGGCGATCCCATCCACAAGGAAAAAGCCTCTGTCAAAGTTGAGCCcttcaagaccaaggatTCTGGAATCCGAGCCGCCGACAAGAATAAGGAGGTGGTCCGTCTTACCTTCAAATATGAGGATCACAAGTATCAAGTCGACATCCCCAGCCCCTCCAACAAATCTTCTGTCATGAAGAACCTGGACGGAGGCAAACATGATCTCACTGTCGTTTATACCCCCAACGGTGCCTTccttgccatcttctcttctgccCAGCTGCATCGCTGGATGCACGAGCTTCACGACGAATGGCCACTCACCCTGCTTTCGATTCCTGGCACGCACAATTCTCCTACATGCTATACTGCGCTTCCTTCTGTTCGATGTCAAGCAGTTGACGTCATGGAGCAACTCAAAAATGGTGTTCGGTTCCTCGACGTTCGAGTGTCCGTGAGTCctgacgatgatgaacttgCTCTTGTCCACAGCGTGTTTCCCATTTCCTTGACTGGCACCAAGTACTTCAAAGACATGCTCGAGGATATTTACAAGTTCCTCGACGAGAACAGCAGTGAGACTGTCATCATGAGTATCAAGCGCGAAGGTACTGGAAAGGGCAACGACGAACAACTCGGAAAATATCTGAAGCACAGCTACGTCGATAAAAGACGAAGTCGATGGTGGACTGAGCCCAAGATTCCAACTCTGGGTGGTGCCCGTGGTCGCATTGTCATCGTCCGCCGCTTCAACTTGGACGgcgagatgaagaagacatgCTGGGATGGTCGAGGTTGGGGTATTGATGCAGGCGCCTGGCCCGATAACTGTGAGGACGGCAAGGTGCCAGGAGGTATCATCCGTGTCCAAGACTTTTACGAAATTACCGAGAGCCAGaacattgagaagaagattgagtACTGCCGTCGGCAACTCGAACGCGCTGCTGAGCAGACCTTTGCTCTCGCCGGGATGGATGGTCATAAGGAGGGTGCTAGTTTACCCCCCTTGTTCGTCAACTTCCTCACAGCAagcaacttcttcaacgCAACCTGCTGGCCAGAGCGTATTGCCGCCAAGGTCAACCCCTCTGTTATCGAGTACCTCTGCATGTGCCACGGCGAGGATGGCAAGGGGCcaaacaagctcaagatcggTTCTGCAGGTACAGGAGTCGTCGTTACCGACTGGGTAGGCCACAAGGATGATTGGGATTTGATCCGCTGTATTGTTGGAATGAACGCGAGGCTGCAGCTCAAGAAATAAGTTTAGCATATGCCATAGAGTGAACGAGAACACGACGGGCGTAAAAAATAGATATCTATAGCTATCCCATTCCCAGGTAGGAAACCTCTACAAGAATCACACATATTCACAAAATGAAAGGCGTAGCATGGCTTggtaaattatatatttcaAAGTTACTTATTTCTTGAAAGGCCAATAGATTCACGGTCATTAATCGTTAAATCTAATAAAGCTGGTTAGCTATGACATCTTTGCAATGttgcaaaaaaaaaaaagccaTGTGGAGGAAACCATATCAGTTCTCCAAGGTGAATAGGTTGTTCGTCACGATGAACTCGGATAGAGCTAATAATAGCAGAGTCATCATATGGCAGGGGTGTGTAGATATGTGCAAAGAAATGTTGTCTTACCACTCATGACACAAGAACGTCTATTGTATACCTACGACGGAGTTAGCGTCCGGCGTCATGGAATTCGGCAACAAAAGCGCAAGATCAAATCTAGATAGGTTAGCCATGGAATCGCGTGTAGTTAGGTCATTGGAAGCATACCAATCAAtcagatgttgatgttgtgtTCATATCCCAAGGTCCGAAGACCAAGAGTCAAACAGTGTGAATACTAAAAAAACAACTCATCACGAAATGGATGTATATGCAAGACGAAGAACTCTTTGTTTAGGTACCTAGATCCTCAACAGTCAGCCACCGGTTCCTTAACCAGATATCGACAAGAATCCATTTCCACAGGAGCCACGATCAGGTGACGAAGTATCAACAAGAGGTCCCACTACACACCCACCACAAGGATTTGTACGTCCTTGCTTTTCTAGGGCGGGAGGCAGCAGTACTCATTTATGTCCGCCCGTTCGTTCAAATCTTCATCATAAAGTGGCTGGGAGCGcttgagagaagaagagatttACCTATTGACAAGCGCGAGTTAGCAATTGCATCAGTAGAGAACGGTGCAAGCAAAGAGGCGTTGTGATCTCCTGTCAGACAAGGCTGAAACTTATAACAACAGTATCCACATAGTATATTAAGAATGAGGAATCCCTAAGGTGTCGTTTTGATCATCACTCGGAGAGGGTTTGAAGAAACAAAGGAAAATATGTACCAACCTTTTCAGTTTATAGCAAGAGATGACGCGCTCAACCGGGAGACGCGTCCATTGTATGGCTAACAGGTAAACAAACAAAACTAGTGACTGGTCAGTATGAGGTTTGCGACAAAAACATCCTGCCGGTTCTGGGGTCCAAAGCTTTCTCAGTGTAATTCTAGAGATTGCTAAATCACCATTGTGCTGGTCTGATTTGGATTGTTCGTGTATGATATTCATCATGTGAAGCAGAAAATAAAGCAGGGAGAGGGAAGAATTCTTACCTAGAAGAAATCCAAGGTCATGGTCGCGCAAAATTGACAACGCCTTTGCATCGTGTGCGCGAGCCAGACTTTGAGGaatgaagagggagaggTTTGAGCGAAGGAAAAACGAAGATAAGAAAATTTATTGTTGGTGGAGGTCGCAATTGCTGACTGTACATTCGCACTAACCTTGTTTCGTGCTAGATGAACCCCGCAATCCGCCAACCGGTCCCTTCCGTGTGGCGCATGCTGTGGCGAATTATCACCGCCATAAAGGACCTTCTCATACCGCCCGAGCTCAATGCGTTGTACTTCAGCTTACGCACCTCACTTTCCAACACCGTTGGATTGGAAACGACACAAAACTTCACTATGGCGTCTTTAGAGGCGCTGTTGGGTCCGATGGCCCGGCGGCTTCTCAAAGTCGCTGTGGCCAAAACCACAAATGTGGTTCGGACCAAGCTCGTCTTCATGACGCGGCCCCTACAATCCCAACTTACACTCAGAACCGCCAGAGTTGCTCGTCAACCAATTCACCCCGTTGCTGTGCTTCGACAGCAGAAGCGCCATACTAGATGGTTCTCGAGCTCCGCAGCTCAGAATGTCAACCGAGTCATTAGGAGATTCGTTAGCTCCGAGCCCAAGGCTGCCCGGTTTGATCGATCCAGGATCCCGACTTCGAACACATCTCGACGTGTTGCGCAGCTCTCCGGCCGAGCTCCTTTTGCCAATGCTCTTCGACCGAATCTGACCGGCGGTGCTTTTCCTCGCAGTGCTGGCGGATACAGTCTCGGAGGTAGTGCTCGGTACTTCTCGCATACTCCGGCAGCTCCGGCCCAGGTTGTGCAGAATGTCTCCCAAGCCATGAGAGCGTTCTTCCTCTCTGGCCAAAAGCTCCGTTACGATGGTCTTGGGCCTCGAGGCGAGCGACAGTATCGTGCTGTGTCACCAGTCGAAGACCAGGCGATGCACAAGCTCTCCGCCTTCTCCCACTCCGCTCCCGGCTCTTTCATCGACTTCCAGCTCAGCCCTACCGTCACAGCTCTGAGCCCTCTCGCCGCGGCTATTCCCTTTGCCTCCGAGACCTCTGGTTTCAAGGCTGAGgccgctgctgctggtgcttcCCTCAACACTGAGGGTTTCCTCGATGTTTTGTCCTCTGACTTTGGACGAGCATTGCAAGACCTCACAGCCGTCAATGCCGACCTCCGCAGGCTTGCAGTGTTGGGTGACCTCCCAGTCTTATTAGAGAAGCATAACGTTCTTCGAGTCCGCTTTCCAGGCGTTGACGCTGAGACCATTGAGCGACTTTGCGATGACATTGGTATTCAGCGCGGTGTGGTGGGCCAAGATGCCGACTTTGAAAATACAGTCGGTGTTCCGGTTGCCCTCCGATTCCCATTCGCTCCCGATGGCATGAAGTCCGCCTTTACCCCCAGCGTATCAGTCCGATCCCTCGAGGGATACGAAACTGACGAAATCTCGACTCTGGACGAGGAATACTTTGTTCAGCAGTCATATCTGGACGAAATGATAAATAGTCCGTGGTTGGCTGAGACCGAGGGATACGAGACGATGTCGCCTCCGGACAGCTCTTCAATAGCTGGACCATCGGAAGACTACGAAGGCCTTGAAGGTATCTACCGATTCTTGGAGGAATGTGACCAGGCCAGGGGAAGAATTGGCCGAGCGAATTGATTTTGAGCGAAACGATACCAGAATGCCACATGAAAATGATTGGGCATTGAATTTGATGACCGACACTCTCTACACCTGCATGACCAGCAAAGGCTGGATTTAGTCTGAAACTGTAACTAGCTTGTTACCAATTGATTTCCTTGAGTAAACAGTTAGCCTATGGACTCTATTGAACAAATGCGTGATATTCGTGATAAACAAATTGGCTGGCAATGTTATGTTGCTGAGTTGTAATCTCACCAGTTTTTGTGAAATGCCTATAGACCCCGATTGCATGCGGTTCGTTGGCTCTTCTCAGATGGTTCTGTCTGGTAGCTGGCTCATTTGTTGTATCGATGGATCAGATGGTTGGCTTGGTGTAGAAGGCGAGACTTTCTGAGACGGTTGAGGTTGTTTAGCTGGGCGTTGCGGGTCGAGAAGATTGGTGCGAGTAGATATATCTTGTAGAAACATTGCCATTGAGAACATTTGGGcacagcgatgctggcattccatggaagaagacgacaTTGTAAAGTATTGGTTCACGATGAGGGTTGGTGCTAGCGGTGAGATGAGGAGACTTTGAAAAGTGGACGCGTAAGGTATTGATGAAGTTACCCTGTGGCGAGATATCCTAAATGTAAAATATCATGAATACTACCACCTACTTACCTAGGTAGCTTGTGACAATCACACGATTAAACAGAATAATTTTATGAGGAGCGATTATTACATACATATCCTCTTAATCATTCGAAACTGTACGGCTAGTGGGTTATAAGTTATAACGAGCATCATGCGCTTGCTTCACTGAGTTATAATTCGAGCTCACGTGGAGGCATAGAATCAACAGCAATGCATCGAATATCTAcaattaatttaatttacCCGATAGCATAAAATCCTCTTAGCAACAAGTCTAATGATGTTTTGATCATACTTGAAAATCTTTACTCAATTTTAGTATTTTGGTGCTGTTTGAGGCTACAGCTATTGTATCGCTACCCTCAAAATTCTGCTGCCTTAAGGATCCTCTCATACTTGTAGttcccatcttcaacctcctcgATATGAACAACGGAAGCCCATCTTTGTGATATACCGAGAAACCTCCTGAAACGAAAATAATGACAACGACGCACCACGTTGGCCAACGCATCTCATACGATGGCGCTCTCTGCACGGTGAGATTCGTGGGCGAAGTCTCAGGCACAACAGGCACATGGCTCGGCGTAGAATGGGACGACTCAGCCCGTGGTAAACACGACGGATGTCACAAAGGCATTCGTTACTTTACCTGTAAGACCAGACCAGACACATCATCTGCTACATGTGTCTATCTGCCTGTGTGTAATTGATAACTGACTGACTTTCTCAAGGCAAATCTAAATTCCCCACTGCTGCCTCATTTGTGCGCCCTTCACGGCCAGCTGACGCGCCGCGTCACTTTCTAGCAGCCGTCAACCACAAATATGCCTCTGAATACACGCTTCCAGATGGTAGAAGGGCTGCAGAAGAGATTGTGTTTTTCGGGAAGCGTGCTGAGGAGGTGGGGTTTGAGAAGATTCGCCGTAAGCAAGCCAATATCGGTGAGCTCACTGTGGTAATTCTCGAGGATCTCCAGGTTTCCAGTGCGAGAGCAGACGATGAGAGCGAGGGTATCATTGCAAAGACGTGTCCCAAGATTACGCAGTTGGATCTCAGTCGCAATTTGTTTGAGCGGCTTGACCCCGTGTTTGAAATTTGTCGTGAGCTACCAAATCTCCAGCACCTGACCCTCAAGTATGTCCCTCTGGCCATAGGCAAACAAGTCACTGACCTAGTTATAGTGGGAATCGATTTCAAAATGTTTTAGGAGATCAAGCAAACGATGCTGTAAACAACGTCAAAGAGCTGTCGCTCGAGGAAACCTTGCTGAGCTGGGAGGAAGTCTGCCACATTGCAACAAAGTCTCCATCTTTGGCTGCTCTTGATGCTGGATCAAACCAATTTCAGTCTCTCCCTGCATTAGACTATGGCAATCTTTCGTCCACTTTGACATCAATCAACCTCGAAATCAACGAATTCACTACGTTTGTGGACATCAGCACCCTTGCAACACTCAGATCACTGCGCAACATTCACCTCAAGGGGAACAACATTTCGACAATTGCCCCTGAAGGTATAGAAGGGCCGATATTCTCAGATACTGTCCAATACCTCGACGTCTCCTATAACAACATTCAATCCTGGGAGTTTGTGAACCAGCTTCCCAAACATTTTCCTGGCCTAGTTGGTTTACGAATTGGCCACAACCCCTTCTATGATGCTGCAGACGCTGATGCTAAAGCATCCTCTTCGGAGGAGTCGCACATGTTTACCGTCGCCCGTCTTGGCTCACTGAAGTCCCTCAATTTCAGCCAGATCACACCGGCCGATAGAAGTAACGCCGAGATGTTCTATCTTTCGCGGATTGCAAAACAGCTCGCGGCTGCACCAGAGGACGCCGAACAAGAAGTCCTGGCAAACCACCCTCGCTATGCCGACCTTTGCAAAATCTACGGCGAGCCAAATATTGTTCGTAGGTTGGAGGTAAACCCTGCTTTCCTGGAGGCACGTCTAGTTACTGTTGGTTTCcgtcttcaagatggcgaggaaAAGGTGAAAAAGATCCCCAAATCGTACGATATCTATGCCGTCAAAGGCATTGCTGGAAAACTGTTTGGCTTGTCGCCCCTCAAACTGGGGCTTATCTGGGAAACAGGAGAATGGGATCCTGTAGCTGGCTTTGACGATCAAGAGGGCGATagcagcgacgaggaggatgcCGAAGAGGAGAGGGAACGCGAAGGCATTGACACAcatgctgctgaggaggataCCGCAGGAAAACCTGGACGATGGGTCAAAAGAGAAGTGGAACTCAAAGATGGACCTAGACAACTGGGTTACTGCGTAGATGGTGTGGATGTCAAGATTCGTGTGGAGGCTCGATAAGTGTGCTTCAAGgggcaagaaaacctctgaTATTAAATCATGGTGTCAAAAATGACTAGTATAAAGGATCACTAAGTTATACTAAACTTATCTaggtctttttgtcacttaggataTAGGTCTAAAGTTTCGTTGCCTCCCCTGGGTGTGACGAAGCCTTCTTGGTTTGCATCTGAGTCTTTGTCCTCACCTGTGTCACAGCAAACGGAGGTCCATGAGACAACAGGCAACTGACAAACTGTACGCGTAAATTACATAAAGAGAGCTCCTCAGTACCTGGTCTTCAAAATCTTGCTTCTCTCACATTTCACATTCACATTCCACAACTTGCTTCTACACTCCCCTCCTGTTCCTTGACATCACAACACTCACCAGCCACCATGGGAATCAAACCTCAGTTCTTTCTGGTCAGACCAGGGGCAGAGCAAATCACACCCAACGGCCAAGTTCTTTCTCAGCCTGCAACTGCTGTCCCTCTTATCCCGGCAGACCTTCTGCCAGAGTGGATCGAAGTCATCGGCGCCCCTCGAAGTTTATCCCCAGATGAGACTAGAGACATGGGGAATTTGGGAGTTATTCATGCTGAGCTGGATACTTACAAGCTTCGATTCGCTCCCATTACTGGGGATGGAGCTTCAACTAGTGATGAATCGGACACTTCAGAGGAGCGGGCCCCTGGATTCCGGCCTGGTCCTTGCGCAGAGGGTGCATCATCATCTCACAACTACTATGAGAAACCGAAGCCAACTACAACTACAACCCAGCTTAATACTCCCAAGTCCAAGCTAAAGCCAGCACAAGGCCTCTCATCTAGCCGCCACAATCCTGCcaaccaacagcagccaGCCCATCTCAGTCCTACTTCCCACAAAGAGACACCACAAATTCCAACCAACACTACGGCACCATCATCTCAATTGCCCTCACTCTGTCGACACTGGTGTCACCACGGCGTCTGCAAATGGGGCCGAGACTGTCACTATGAACATATAATGCCCATCACTGCAGAAGGGCAGGGAGAAGTTGGTCTGACTGGATTCCCTGATTGGTGGCTTCAAGCGCGGGGATTGATGCCTATGTCCCCCCAAGCCCTTCGTGCAGCGGATGCACCGAATGGTCGACGAACTGCGAGGAAGATTGGGAACCTCCTCAGAAGAAAGCAGCGAGCCCGAATTCTTGCTCAGCGTCGAGATGTGCACTTCAGAAACCTTGAAGAGGGATCcgaagctgaggatgagtatgaagacgaagaagacgtcGAGGAGGAAGTGGTTAAACCTGAGCCgaagagaggaggagaagagggaatATTGATTGACCTTGATTAACAGGAATGATGACCACCATATCGATGGCATCAGCACTAGGAGATACCCTGCTGCGCATACTTGGTTCCTACAGATAACTACATACCTGACCTGCTTCGCATCAAATCGGATTGACAGCACTATCCAATATCCTATCTCCATAAGGGTCTACTCGGCGGCACACAATTCCGTAAAGAGCAAGCTCCGATCTGTTGGCTTCGGGCTCTCTCGCGTGGCGTCGCGTTACGGGATACGAGCTGGACTTAAGTTTAGTCAGATCCATTTTCGGATTTATGTAGCATTTTGAAGCAGCAATCCCGATGAACGGGTGTGGCGAACAACACCATTATGGGTCAGATAGAGGGTGGATAACCAACCGAGATAGTTGCATAGAGCTTGAAATTGAATGCAATCATTCAATCCTTCTGATGTATAAGTATCTTCACATCTTTCCTCATTGATTGCTGAGTCTCACAGCCCCTCTCTCAACTCGATATCACCAAGTCCAACCATATAGTTCATAACTTggattaaatattaaaacaCATATCCATAAACACCAATATGCCCGAAATTCTGGGAAAGC of Fusarium oxysporum Fo47 chromosome I, complete sequence contains these proteins:
- a CDS encoding PLC-like phosphodiesterase — protein: MAHLTIRNLTINPIELIEIERFEGQTVRTGNVLSNMTSHISGFIKATDFSSRQTQAKGDPIHKEKASVKVEPFKTKDSGIRAADKNKEVVRLTFKYEDHKYQVDIPSPSNKSSVMKNLDGGKHDLTVVYTPNGAFLAIFSSAQLHRWMHELHDEWPLTLLSIPGTHNSPTCYTALPSVRCQAVDVMEQLKNGVRFLDVRVSVSPDDDELALVHSVFPISLTGTKYFKDMLEDIYKFLDENSSETVIMSIKREGTGKGNDEQLGKYLKHSYVDKRRSRWWTEPKIPTLGGARGRIVIVRRFNLDGEMKKTCWDGRGWGIDAGAWPDNCEDGKVPGGIIRVQDFYEITESQNIEKKIEYCRRQLERAAEQTFALAGMDGHKEGASLPPLFVNFLTASNFFNATCWPERIAAKVNPSVIEYLCMCHGEDGKGPNKLKIGSAGTGVVVTDWVGHKDDWDLIRCIVGMNARLQLKK